Genomic window (Vibrio coralliirubri):
GAGAAGACAAGTAAATGGTGTAAAGCAGCTTAGGATGTAAGCAACCCAAATACCTTTATGAGGTTTGTTCATTCTTATTCACCCCTTCCGTTTTCTCTGTTGCTGCGTTAGCGCTTTGTTCAACGCCGTTTTTCTCTTGTTCCATCACTTCTTTGTACCAAAGGTCATGGTGCTCTTTTGCCCAAGTTTCATCAACTTCGCCTGTTACCATGCCTTCTAGTGCACCTTCCATACCGAACAAGCCGATGTAGATGTGGAACACAAAGCCACAGATAAGGATCAAAGCAGCCAACATGTGGACTAGGTTTGAAAGCTCCATATCACGACGCGTTTGACCGAAGATTGGGAAGTCTAAAACCAAGCCACTGATCGCAGCGACACTACCCATTACAATCAAGAGCCAGAACAGCGCTTTTTCACCCGCGTTCGAAAACTCTGCAGATGGATGAGAACCTTTATGTTTCCCAACCATACCGCCCAGTTTCATGAACCACTGGACATCGACCATCTTGAAGATAGACTTGCGCCACCACTTGATGAGAACAGCCATCAACAGCACATAGAAAATCGGGCCGATGTAGTTGTGGTATTGCTTCGCCAATAGAACGATGAAGCCCCAAAGGTCCGTTGGTATATACGGCTTCAAGAAGTGCTTACCGTAAACCAACATCAAACCACTGAACGCCAGTGTTAAGAAGGTAAACGCCATACTCCAGTGCAAGGCACGGTCTAGTCGAGACCAACGTTTGATCTTACGGCCGGTTCTTGGTGCACTTAGCATTAGCGGGCCAATCACAACGTACATCAAAGTCACGAAAGCAATACTGCCAAAGATAGCGACGGCACCGGCTGGTGACATCCACTTCTCTTTCAATATGTACCACGTTTGACCCGGAGTACTGATCAACACACCATGCTCAGCTGATTGAGATGTGGTGTAACCTTCCTCACCATTTCTTACTTGTCGCCAAAAATCAGCGCCAGCAAGTTGTGTGATTTCTCGTTGAGCAGAGCTCGATTGAGTTTGTGATGAGTTCGTCTCAGATGCATGACTCATAGGAGAAAGCATTGTTAGTGCTGCCAACATCGGCAGCACAACAAGGAAGAGACGCTTAAACATTGTAAGCATATGTCTCTCCTACTTAGCTCTTAGTCGCATCGTAAGAAAGGTCGTTGCCGTCTGTCCAACCTGCACCTTTCGCACCACGTTCAACAACACGCTGACGGAATACATCAGAGACTTTCTCTGCATCACCCGCTAGCAGTGCTTTGGTTGAACATAAAGAAGCACACATTGGTAGTTTGCCTTCAGCGATACGGTTCGCACCGTACTTCTGACGCTCTTCAACAGAACCTGGCTCTGTTTCAGGGCCACCTGCACAGAACGTACATTTGTCCATCTTACCGCGCTCACCAAATGCTTCCTGTTTAGGGAATTGCGGTGCGCCAAACGGACAAGCAAACAAGCAGTAACCACAACCGATACACAGATCTTTATTGTGAAGTACGATGCCGTCTTCTGTATGTTCAAAACAGTCCGCAGGACAAACTGCCATACATGGTGCATCAGTACAGTGCATACACGCTACTGAGATAGAGTTTTCACCCGGTTCACCGTCGTTTAGTGTTACAACGCGGCGACGCTGAATACCCCATTCCAGAGCATCATCATTTTCATTCTTACATGCAGTGACACAACCGTTACATTCGATACAACGCTTGGTGTCACAAAGAAATTTCATTCTAGCCATTTTAAGACTCCTTACGCTTTACGAATATTACAAAGGGTTACTTTCGTTTCCTGCATCAACGTGACAGGGTCGTAACCGTATGTGGTTGCTGTGTTAGCAGCTTCACCAATAACGTAAGGATCAGTGCCTTCTGGATACTTAGAACGCAAATCTTCGCCTTCGAACTTACCACCGAAGTGGAATGGGATGAACGCCAGACCCGGTTTCACACGACGAGTTACCATCGCTTTAACCTTAATTCGGCCCTTCTCAGCACCCTCAACCCAAACGTCATCGCCATCTTTAAAGCCAATGTCGTTTGCATCTTTCGGGTTCACTTCAACAAACATCTCTTGTTGCAGTTCTGCTAGCCAAGGGTTAGAACGAGTTTCTTCACCACCACCTTCGTATTCAACCAGACGACCAGAAGTAAGAATAATCGGGTATTCACCAGACTTGTCTTGCTCTTGGATTGACTTGTACAACGTAGGAACACGGAAGATTGCTTCCTTGTCATCCCATGTTGGGTAGTCAGTAACTAGGTCACGACGCGGTGTGTAAAGTGGTTCACGGTGCAGTGGTACGCGGTCTGGGAATGTCCAAACAATCGCACGCGCTTTCGCGTTACCAAAAGGAATACAACCATGCTTGATAGCCACACGTTGAATGCCGCCAGAAACGTCAGTCTTCCAGTTTTTACCTTCAGCAGAGGCTTTCTCTTCTGCTGTTAGGTCATCCCACCAACCCAGTTGCTTCAGTAGTTTGTCACTGAACTCTGGGTAACCATCTTTGATTTCGCTGCCTTTTGAGTAGCTGTCTTCCGCCAATAGGCTTTGACCTTCAAATTCGACACCGAAACGAGTACGGAAGTTACCACCACCTTCAGCGACAGTCTTAGACGTATCGTAAAGGATATGCGTACCTGGGTGTTTCATCTCTGGGTTGCCCCAACATGGCCAAGGCAGACCGTAAGTCTCGCCATTCGCTGGGCCGCCTTCTGCAGCAAGCGTGGTTTTGTGGAACGTGTGCCAGTTTTGTTGGTGCTCTTTCAAACGCTCTGGGCTTTGACCTGTGTAACCGATCGTCCACATACCTTTGTTGAATTCACGTGTGATGTCTTCAATCAATGGTTGGTTGTTCTCAACACGGATGTTTTTGAACAGCTGATCAGAGAAACCAAGCTTCTTAGAAAGAAGGTACATGATTTCGTGGTCAGGCTTAGATTCGAACAGAGGATCAACAACCTTGTCACGCCACTGTAGAGAACGGTTTGATGCCGTTACACTGCCGTAGGTTTCAAATTGAGTGGTTGCAGGAAGCAAGTAAACGCCGTCGGTACGATCGTTCATTACCGCTGCAACTGTTGGGTATGGGTCAACAATAACCATCATATCCAGCTTCTGCATCGCCTTCTTCATCTCTGGACCACGAGTCTGAGAGTTCACCGCGTGACCCCAGTAGAACATGGCACGGATGTTTTCGCGCTGACGAATCTTGTCTTTGTCTTCAAGCACGCCATCAACCCAACGAGAGACAGGAATACCTGCACTGTTCATTGGTTTTTGACCACCGTATGCGTTGTCGTCAAATCGCCCTTTAACCCAGTCAAAGTCGATATCCCAAACTTTAGACCAATGGCGCCAAGAACCTTCAGACAAGCCGTAGTAACCCGGTAGTGTGTCTGATAGTACGCCAAGGTCAGTTGCGCCTTGTACGTTATCGTGACCACGGAAAATGTTTGCACCGCCACCTGATTTACCGATGTTACCGAGCGCAAGCTCAAGTACACAGTAAGCACGTGTGTTGTTGTTACCCGTAGTATGTTGAGTACCACCCATACACCAAACGATACAACCCGGACGGTTCTCTGAAAGCAGTTTTGCTGTGTGGTAAACGTCTTCTTCGCTAACGCCTGTTACACGCTCAACTTCTGCTGGGTTCCACTTCGCAACTTCTTCACGGATCTCGTCCATGCCGAATACACGTTGGCGGATGAATTCTTGGTCTTCCCACTTGTTAGCAAAGACATGCCATAACACACCCCAGATAAACGCAACGTCTGAACCTGGGCGAAGAGAAACATAGTGATCAGATTTCGCAGCAGTACGCGTACGACGAGGATCCGCAACAACGATCTTACAGTTGTTCTTCTCTTTCGCGATTAAGATATGTTGCATCGCAACTGGGTGAGCTTCTGCAGGGTTCGAACCAATGAACAGCATCGACTTACAATTGTGCATGTCATTGAACGAGTTTGTCATCGCACCGTAACCCCAAGTGTTTGCAACACCGGCTACTGTGGTTGAGTGACAAATACGCGCTTGGTGGTCAACGTTGTTGGTACCCCAAAGCGACGCCATCTTACGGAATGCGTAAGCTTGCTCATTACTGTGTTTTGCACTACCTAGGAAGTAAACGGAATCAGGGCCTGACTCTTTACGAAGTTCTAGCGCTTTGTTGCCGATCTCTTCAATCGCTTGTTCCCAAGAAAGCTTCTTCCACTTACCGCCTTCCAATTTCATTGGGTACTTAAGACGACGTTCACCGTGGCCGTGTTCACGCAGAGCTGCACCTTTCGCACAGTGTCCACCAGCGTTGAATGGGTGATCGAACGCAGGCTCTTGACCTGTCCAAACACCGTTTTGAACTTCAGCGTAAATACCACAGCCCACAGAACAGTGAGAACAGATAGTACGTTTCACTTCTGTTTTCGCTTCTGGATCGACTGATTTAGCTTGCGCCTTTTTCATCATACCCGGAGCGAATAGACTTGCGCCTACTACCGCGCCACCAGCGGCTAGTGAAGTGTTTTTCATGAAGGCACGTCGAGACACACCCAGTTGATTGGTTTCTTTGCTCACACTATCGGAGCGTTTGACAAGTTTCATCCGTTATCTCCTAAAGTGTGTCGTAGTAATCGCGAATGTGTTGCGTTTCACGATAGCCCGTCTTCTTCATGTCTTCTTTCGGCATTTCAACCGTTTCTGAAGCAGTTGCCACTTTCGTTGTACCAGCGACAACGGCACCAGCAACGGCTGCAGTCGTTAAGCCTTTGAGTAAGTCCCTACGGCTTGTGTTTATTTCTTTATTATCTTTCATCATTGCTTCCTTACCTTACGGTAGATCTTTTTGGAGGCTTAATGCCCCTCTATCGATATAATCGCGTACTGCTCGATTACTCGTAATCAGTGACGTTTTTCACATCAATCTTTAATTTATGCTTACTGCTTTTGGTATTAACGCTAAAACGCACTTGCTCTAACGTTAGGAATGCTTCACACAGC
Coding sequences:
- the fdh3B gene encoding formate dehydrogenase FDH3 subunit beta, with protein sequence MARMKFLCDTKRCIECNGCVTACKNENDDALEWGIQRRRVVTLNDGEPGENSISVACMHCTDAPCMAVCPADCFEHTEDGIVLHNKDLCIGCGYCLFACPFGAPQFPKQEAFGERGKMDKCTFCAGGPETEPGSVEERQKYGANRIAEGKLPMCASLCSTKALLAGDAEKVSDVFRQRVVERGAKGAGWTDGNDLSYDATKS
- a CDS encoding formate dehydrogenase subunit gamma; the protein is MLTMFKRLFLVVLPMLAALTMLSPMSHASETNSSQTQSSSAQREITQLAGADFWRQVRNGEEGYTTSQSAEHGVLISTPGQTWYILKEKWMSPAGAVAIFGSIAFVTLMYVVIGPLMLSAPRTGRKIKRWSRLDRALHWSMAFTFLTLAFSGLMLVYGKHFLKPYIPTDLWGFIVLLAKQYHNYIGPIFYVLLMAVLIKWWRKSIFKMVDVQWFMKLGGMVGKHKGSHPSAEFSNAGEKALFWLLIVMGSVAAISGLVLDFPIFGQTRRDMELSNLVHMLAALILICGFVFHIYIGLFGMEGALEGMVTGEVDETWAKEHHDLWYKEVMEQEKNGVEQSANAATEKTEGVNKNEQTS
- a CDS encoding formate dehydrogenase subunit alpha — its product is MKLVKRSDSVSKETNQLGVSRRAFMKNTSLAAGGAVVGASLFAPGMMKKAQAKSVDPEAKTEVKRTICSHCSVGCGIYAEVQNGVWTGQEPAFDHPFNAGGHCAKGAALREHGHGERRLKYPMKLEGGKWKKLSWEQAIEEIGNKALELRKESGPDSVYFLGSAKHSNEQAYAFRKMASLWGTNNVDHQARICHSTTVAGVANTWGYGAMTNSFNDMHNCKSMLFIGSNPAEAHPVAMQHILIAKEKNNCKIVVADPRRTRTAAKSDHYVSLRPGSDVAFIWGVLWHVFANKWEDQEFIRQRVFGMDEIREEVAKWNPAEVERVTGVSEEDVYHTAKLLSENRPGCIVWCMGGTQHTTGNNNTRAYCVLELALGNIGKSGGGANIFRGHDNVQGATDLGVLSDTLPGYYGLSEGSWRHWSKVWDIDFDWVKGRFDDNAYGGQKPMNSAGIPVSRWVDGVLEDKDKIRQRENIRAMFYWGHAVNSQTRGPEMKKAMQKLDMMVIVDPYPTVAAVMNDRTDGVYLLPATTQFETYGSVTASNRSLQWRDKVVDPLFESKPDHEIMYLLSKKLGFSDQLFKNIRVENNQPLIEDITREFNKGMWTIGYTGQSPERLKEHQQNWHTFHKTTLAAEGGPANGETYGLPWPCWGNPEMKHPGTHILYDTSKTVAEGGGNFRTRFGVEFEGQSLLAEDSYSKGSEIKDGYPEFSDKLLKQLGWWDDLTAEEKASAEGKNWKTDVSGGIQRVAIKHGCIPFGNAKARAIVWTFPDRVPLHREPLYTPRRDLVTDYPTWDDKEAIFRVPTLYKSIQEQDKSGEYPIILTSGRLVEYEGGGEETRSNPWLAELQQEMFVEVNPKDANDIGFKDGDDVWVEGAEKGRIKVKAMVTRRVKPGLAFIPFHFGGKFEGEDLRSKYPEGTDPYVIGEAANTATTYGYDPVTLMQETKVTLCNIRKA
- a CDS encoding twin-arginine translocation signal domain-containing protein yields the protein MKDNKEINTSRRDLLKGLTTAAVAGAVVAGTTKVATASETVEMPKEDMKKTGYRETQHIRDYYDTL